The Nocardioides sp. S-1144 genome includes a region encoding these proteins:
- a CDS encoding phospholipase D-like domain-containing protein, which yields MTYGPDERALFQDGAATLYEAIVSSGGIDEGDPRISATGPKRPAFDLLVELGLVQLDQDSERWNPEDPATVQSRVVSPLSQQASTLLTESSEWARAFGALSQSWRRSPLSTARGPFTYLHLDAIGPFLAGLVSEAEEEMLTAQPQTGRDAASLAAAALRDTAMLERGTKMRTLYQHSARRSSFTAKYVAAVTDRGAEVRTLDEFFNRMIVVDRRVAVIPASDDLQSAIAVREPSVVAYLVDIFERTWERARPFTNRETTTLKDIAAEQRAMTIRMLIEGHSDPVSAKRLGVSPRTYAGYVADLKGEYESETRFQLGYAMGRAGVSGHEAVPEHDET from the coding sequence ATGACGTACGGTCCCGACGAGCGCGCGCTGTTCCAGGACGGCGCCGCCACCCTCTACGAGGCGATCGTCTCCTCCGGCGGCATCGACGAGGGCGACCCCCGGATCAGCGCCACCGGCCCGAAGCGGCCGGCCTTCGACCTGCTGGTCGAGCTCGGGCTCGTGCAGCTCGACCAGGACAGCGAGCGCTGGAACCCCGAGGACCCCGCCACCGTGCAGTCCCGCGTGGTCTCCCCGCTCAGCCAGCAGGCCTCGACGCTGCTGACGGAGTCCTCGGAGTGGGCGCGGGCCTTCGGGGCGCTGAGCCAGTCGTGGCGACGCTCACCGCTGTCGACGGCGCGCGGCCCCTTCACCTACCTGCACCTGGACGCGATCGGCCCGTTCCTGGCCGGCCTGGTGTCCGAGGCCGAGGAGGAGATGCTCACCGCCCAGCCGCAGACCGGGCGCGACGCGGCCTCGCTCGCGGCGGCCGCGCTGCGGGACACCGCGATGCTCGAGCGCGGCACGAAGATGCGCACGCTCTACCAGCACAGCGCCCGCCGCAGCTCGTTCACGGCCAAGTACGTCGCCGCGGTCACCGACCGCGGCGCCGAGGTGCGCACCCTCGACGAGTTCTTCAACCGGATGATCGTCGTCGACCGCCGGGTCGCCGTGATCCCGGCCAGCGACGACCTGCAGAGCGCGATCGCGGTCCGCGAGCCGTCGGTCGTGGCCTACCTCGTCGACATCTTCGAGCGCACCTGGGAGCGGGCGAGGCCCTTCACCAACCGCGAGACCACGACGCTCAAGGACATCGCGGCCGAGCAGCGGGCGATGACGATCCGGATGCTGATCGAGGGTCACTCCGACCCGGTCAGCGCCAAGCGGTTGGGCGTCAGCCCCCGCACCTACGCCGGTTACGTCGCGGACCTCAAGGGCGAGTACGAGTCGGAGACCCGCTTCCAGCTCGGCTACGCCATGGGGCGTGCCGGCGTGTCCGGGCACGAGGCCGTCCCGGAGCACGACGAGACCTGA
- a CDS encoding phosphoenolpyruvate carboxykinase (GTP) gives MTATQDRTTSPDPSTFPTTHQGVVDFVAEVAAMTQPDAIHWCTGSDEEWTELTAALMSTGTFTQLDPAIKPNSFYAASDPIDVARVEDRTYICSVEEKDCGPTNNWMDPREMKDLMRGLYAGCMKGRTMYVIPFVMGHLEAEKPMFGVELTDSAYVTASMRVMARMGSNVLERMTELDAPFVQAVHSVGHPLANGEADVRWPCNDTKYIVQFPEERTIWSYGSGYGGNALLGKKCYALRIASVMARDEGWLAEHMLILKLTSPQGVRKYVAAAFPSACGKTNLAMLEPTIPGWKVETLGDDIAWMRIGEDGRLWAVNPEYGFFGVAPGTNEHTNPNAMSTINKGNSVFTNVALTEDGDVWWEGLENPPARATSWKGEPWTPESEELSSHPNSRYCTPIKQCDILAAEYDDPRGVPIDAILFGGRRKTTVPLVFEARDWTHGTFLGATLSSETTAAAVGAVGVVRRDPMAMLPFIGYNAGDYFSHWINVGKNNDAAKLPRIFYVNWFRRDDEGGFLWPGFGENSRVLKWVVERIDGQAAAVETPIGHVPAPGSLDVEGLDLTDEALEAALAVDVDEWRAEVPQIQEWFEKFGEDLPAVLWTELDGLRARLDG, from the coding sequence ATGACCGCCACGCAGGACCGCACCACCAGCCCCGACCCGAGCACCTTCCCCACCACCCACCAGGGCGTCGTCGACTTCGTCGCCGAGGTGGCCGCGATGACCCAGCCCGACGCGATCCACTGGTGCACCGGCTCCGACGAGGAGTGGACCGAGCTCACCGCGGCGCTCATGTCGACCGGCACCTTCACCCAGCTCGACCCGGCGATCAAGCCGAACTCGTTCTACGCCGCCTCCGACCCGATCGACGTCGCGCGGGTCGAGGACCGCACCTACATCTGCTCGGTCGAGGAGAAGGACTGCGGGCCCACCAACAACTGGATGGACCCCCGGGAGATGAAGGACCTCATGCGCGGGCTGTACGCCGGCTGCATGAAGGGCCGCACCATGTACGTCATCCCCTTCGTGATGGGTCACCTCGAGGCCGAGAAGCCGATGTTCGGCGTCGAGCTCACCGACTCCGCCTACGTCACCGCCTCGATGCGCGTGATGGCCCGGATGGGCAGCAACGTCCTCGAGCGGATGACCGAGCTCGACGCGCCGTTCGTGCAGGCCGTGCACTCGGTCGGGCACCCCCTCGCCAACGGCGAGGCCGACGTGCGCTGGCCGTGCAACGACACCAAGTACATCGTGCAGTTCCCCGAGGAGCGCACGATCTGGTCCTACGGCTCCGGCTACGGCGGCAACGCCCTGCTCGGCAAGAAGTGCTACGCGCTGCGCATCGCCAGCGTGATGGCGCGCGACGAGGGCTGGCTGGCCGAGCACATGCTCATCCTCAAGCTCACCAGCCCGCAGGGCGTGCGCAAGTACGTCGCGGCGGCGTTCCCCAGCGCCTGCGGCAAGACCAACCTGGCCATGCTCGAGCCGACGATCCCCGGCTGGAAGGTCGAGACCCTCGGCGACGACATCGCGTGGATGCGGATCGGGGAGGACGGCCGGCTGTGGGCGGTCAACCCCGAGTACGGCTTCTTCGGCGTCGCGCCCGGCACCAACGAGCACACCAACCCGAACGCGATGTCGACCATCAACAAGGGCAACTCGGTCTTCACCAACGTCGCGCTCACCGAGGACGGCGACGTCTGGTGGGAGGGCCTCGAGAACCCGCCGGCCCGCGCGACGTCCTGGAAGGGCGAGCCCTGGACGCCCGAGTCCGAGGAGCTGTCCAGCCACCCCAACAGCCGCTACTGCACCCCGATCAAGCAGTGCGACATCCTCGCCGCCGAGTACGACGACCCGCGCGGCGTCCCGATCGACGCCATCCTCTTCGGCGGCCGGCGCAAGACGACCGTCCCGCTCGTCTTCGAGGCCCGCGACTGGACCCACGGCACCTTCCTCGGGGCGACCCTGTCGTCGGAGACCACCGCGGCCGCCGTCGGCGCGGTCGGCGTGGTGCGCCGCGACCCGATGGCGATGCTGCCCTTCATCGGATACAACGCCGGCGACTACTTCAGCCACTGGATCAACGTCGGCAAGAACAACGACGCCGCCAAGCTGCCGCGGATCTTCTACGTCAACTGGTTCCGCCGCGACGACGAGGGCGGCTTCCTGTGGCCCGGGTTCGGCGAGAACAGCCGGGTGCTGAAGTGGGTCGTGGAGCGCATCGACGGCCAGGCCGCCGCGGTGGAAACGCCGATCGGCCACGTGCCGGCACCGGGCTCCCTCGACGTCGAGGGTCTCGACCTCACCGACGAGGCGCTCGAGGCGGCCCTCGCCGTCGACGTCGACGAGTGGCGCGCCGAGGTCCCGCAGATCCAGGAGTGGTTCGAGAAGTTCGGCGAGGACCTCCCGGCCGTCCTCTGGACCGAGCTCGACGGCCTCAGGGCCCGCCTCGACGGCTGA
- a CDS encoding phosphoenolpyruvate carboxykinase (GTP) — MADVERVLDQAGLQNPHVREYVRFWAGVTEPDRIEVVDAADDDRLVAEALEAGELRPAGEGLYYSRSYVKDTARSEERTIVATSDPADRGVYNNWHDGDELGAAQLERMRGQSRGRTMYVVPYLMAPPGSPLEAYAAGVELTDNRPVVLHMIRMARVGIAHLDSLEDPASFVRAVHVTGDLPNLGQGTPEDQRYFVTVADRRTILHFGSSYGGNALLGKIAHGLRQACYDGRASGRFLAEQFMLLGITDHETGRRYHVCGGFPSASGKTNLAMTLAPEALGERYTVDFYGDDIAWLWVGDDGRIRAMNPENGVFGVAKDTNEHTNPTALRSIEPGTGAIFTNVAYNPVTQEVWWEGKGPRPTDDGWEDWKGERIADREDGDTAPWAHPNSRFTTTLANVPNVAADFEEPAGVPVDAIIFGGRTSDREPLVRAITDLAEGVYDGLTLGAEATFAADGLDGQLRYDPMSMRPFLAYAEADYAAHWLKIIGAATQQPIFAHVNWFQKDLGDDGDGHFLWPGYRENLRPLLWLVRHQAGEVAGRRTPVGVIPTAEELELVGLDLPAADLDRLLTIDVERWRQEMGFREEHLRQFEGLPEEIWEAHRRVAAALDAEAGATSSGH; from the coding sequence ATGGCCGATGTCGAGCGGGTCCTGGACCAGGCGGGGTTGCAGAACCCCCACGTCCGCGAGTACGTCAGGTTCTGGGCCGGGGTCACCGAGCCCGACCGGATCGAGGTCGTCGACGCGGCCGACGACGACCGGCTGGTCGCCGAGGCGCTGGAGGCCGGCGAGCTCCGGCCGGCGGGGGAGGGGCTGTACTACTCGCGCAGCTACGTGAAGGACACCGCGCGCTCGGAGGAGCGCACGATCGTCGCCACCAGCGACCCGGCCGACCGCGGCGTCTACAACAACTGGCACGACGGCGACGAGCTCGGCGCGGCCCAGCTCGAGCGGATGCGCGGGCAGTCCCGCGGCCGGACGATGTACGTCGTCCCCTACCTGATGGCGCCGCCCGGCTCCCCGCTCGAGGCCTACGCCGCCGGCGTCGAGCTCACCGACAACCGGCCGGTCGTGCTGCACATGATCCGGATGGCTCGGGTCGGCATCGCCCACCTCGACTCGCTCGAGGACCCCGCGAGCTTCGTGCGCGCCGTCCACGTGACCGGCGACCTGCCGAACCTCGGGCAGGGCACGCCCGAGGACCAGCGCTACTTCGTGACCGTCGCCGACAGGCGGACGATCCTGCACTTCGGCTCGTCGTACGGCGGCAACGCGCTGCTCGGCAAGATCGCCCACGGCCTGCGCCAGGCCTGCTACGACGGCCGCGCGTCGGGCCGGTTCCTCGCCGAGCAGTTCATGCTCCTCGGGATCACCGACCACGAGACCGGCCGGCGCTACCACGTCTGCGGCGGTTTCCCGAGCGCGTCGGGTAAGACCAACCTGGCGATGACCCTGGCGCCCGAGGCGCTCGGTGAGCGGTACACGGTCGACTTCTACGGCGACGACATCGCCTGGCTGTGGGTCGGCGACGACGGCCGGATCCGCGCGATGAACCCCGAGAACGGCGTCTTCGGCGTCGCCAAGGACACCAACGAGCACACCAACCCGACCGCGCTCCGCTCGATCGAGCCCGGCACCGGCGCGATCTTCACCAACGTCGCCTACAACCCCGTGACGCAGGAGGTGTGGTGGGAGGGGAAGGGACCCCGGCCGACCGACGACGGCTGGGAGGACTGGAAGGGCGAGCGGATCGCCGACCGCGAGGACGGTGACACCGCCCCGTGGGCGCACCCCAACAGCCGGTTCACCACCACGCTGGCCAACGTGCCGAACGTCGCCGCCGACTTCGAGGAACCGGCCGGCGTCCCGGTCGACGCGATCATCTTCGGCGGCCGGACCAGTGACCGCGAGCCGCTCGTGCGCGCGATCACCGACCTCGCCGAGGGCGTGTACGACGGGCTCACCCTGGGCGCGGAGGCGACCTTCGCCGCCGACGGGCTCGACGGCCAGCTGCGCTACGACCCGATGTCGATGCGCCCCTTCCTCGCCTACGCCGAGGCCGACTACGCCGCGCACTGGCTCAAGATCATCGGCGCGGCCACCCAGCAGCCGATCTTCGCCCACGTCAACTGGTTCCAGAAGGACCTCGGCGACGACGGGGACGGCCACTTCCTGTGGCCCGGCTACCGCGAGAACCTCCGCCCGCTGCTCTGGCTGGTCCGCCACCAGGCCGGCGAGGTCGCCGGCCGCCGGACGCCGGTCGGCGTCATCCCGACGGCCGAGGAGCTGGAGCTGGTGGGGCTCGACCTGCCCGCCGCCGACCTCGACCGCCTCCTGACGATCGACGTCGAGCGCTGGCGGCAGGAGATGGGGTTCCGCGAGGAGCACCTGCGCCAGTTCGAGGGCCTCCCCGAGGAGATCTGGGAGGCGCACCGTCGCGTCGCCGCCGCCCTCGACGCGGAGGCCGGCGCGACGTCGTCCGGCCACTGA
- a CDS encoding GAF and ANTAR domain-containing protein, translated as MTAASIHQRLGDVAGVVVSAADRAGRVTSGSSTALAARLSRVQVTTGPGPRLAALERGETVYVPDLASDDRWGAYGPKVAALGAASSISVPVVAHDGATAVFEVYAGRTDGFDEDQRRAAAVVAHELVSSYTLALDVGRQAVDLDDLHAAIERRRHLDLALGILMQRAQVSEATATALLRTQSQQRDVPLLTAAAQVIASIPGTTGQDTTARFRSRAPLPPPRRAQPADVDDRLRSEGP; from the coding sequence GTGACTGCTGCCTCCATCCACCAGCGTCTCGGCGATGTGGCCGGGGTCGTCGTCAGTGCTGCGGACCGTGCGGGACGGGTCACCTCTGGCTCGAGCACAGCCCTGGCTGCCCGCCTGAGCCGGGTGCAGGTGACGACAGGTCCGGGACCACGGCTGGCCGCCCTTGAGCGGGGCGAAACGGTGTACGTGCCAGACCTCGCCTCGGACGACAGGTGGGGTGCGTACGGACCGAAGGTGGCGGCCCTCGGCGCTGCCTCATCCATCTCCGTTCCGGTGGTCGCCCACGACGGTGCAACGGCAGTGTTCGAGGTCTACGCGGGCCGGACCGATGGGTTCGACGAAGATCAACGCCGAGCGGCGGCAGTCGTCGCTCACGAGTTGGTCAGCAGCTACACGCTCGCGCTCGACGTCGGTCGACAGGCCGTCGACCTCGACGACTTGCACGCGGCGATCGAGCGCCGAAGGCACCTGGATCTCGCCCTCGGCATCCTGATGCAACGCGCGCAGGTCTCCGAGGCCACCGCAACGGCACTCCTGCGGACGCAGTCCCAGCAACGCGACGTCCCGCTACTGACCGCTGCCGCGCAGGTGATCGCCTCCATCCCAGGAACGACAGGGCAGGACACCACGGCTCGGTTCCGCTCCAGGGCCCCGCTTCCACCGCCCCGGCGTGCTCAGCCAGCCGATGTGGACGATCGGTTGCGCTCGGAGGGGCCGTGA
- a CDS encoding GAF and ANTAR domain-containing protein produces the protein MTDRANGGDTRRERDLIRAFVDLSHELVDDYDIVDMLTKLTANCAELLNVASAGLLLADSSGVLHLAASSSERAHDLELFQLQRDEGPCLDCFRGGKPIVVPELAAAEDQWPSFTHAARSAGFQSVHAVPMRIRTRVLGALGLFGDGVGRLDDEDLELAQALVHVASVAIINEKSAADLETVNTQLQRALDSRVVLEQAKGIVANAGEVNVRDAFVLLRHYARDHGRKLTDVAAEVVSRDLRSTTVLEHARARLS, from the coding sequence ATGACCGATCGCGCGAACGGCGGAGACACTCGGCGGGAACGCGACCTCATCCGCGCGTTCGTCGATCTGTCGCACGAGCTCGTCGACGATTACGACATCGTTGACATGCTGACCAAGTTGACGGCGAACTGCGCCGAGTTGCTCAACGTCGCATCGGCAGGTCTGTTGCTGGCCGACAGCTCGGGTGTCCTCCACCTGGCTGCCTCCTCCTCCGAACGGGCCCACGACCTCGAGCTGTTCCAGCTCCAGCGCGACGAAGGACCGTGCCTGGACTGCTTCCGGGGAGGCAAACCGATCGTTGTCCCTGAGTTGGCTGCCGCCGAGGATCAGTGGCCAAGCTTCACTCATGCCGCACGCTCGGCAGGCTTCCAGTCGGTCCACGCTGTCCCGATGAGGATCCGGACCCGCGTCCTTGGAGCGCTCGGCCTCTTCGGCGACGGCGTCGGTCGCCTCGATGACGAGGACCTGGAGCTGGCTCAAGCGCTGGTGCACGTGGCCAGCGTGGCCATCATCAACGAGAAGTCCGCAGCCGACCTCGAGACCGTCAACACCCAGCTCCAGCGCGCCTTGGACAGCCGCGTCGTGTTGGAGCAGGCCAAGGGCATCGTCGCCAACGCAGGCGAGGTGAACGTCCGCGACGCCTTCGTCCTGCTCCGGCACTACGCGCGCGACCATGGCCGAAAGCTCACCGACGTCGCCGCAGAAGTCGTCAGCCGTGACCTGCGCAGCACAACGGTCCTGGAGCACGCTCGCGCACGACTGTCGTAG
- a CDS encoding ANTAR domain-containing protein, with translation MTSLTALKAQLTAVVTGVAQGQSAATELCLACVEFLGVDGASVSMIHEGASRGTFGASNEISRRIDEYQFTYGEGPCLDAVAKQELVSAPDLSASHERRWPIFSEAVLNDGIHGVFAVPIKITSACVGALDLFRAAPGPLGPEQLAGAVVAAEVASLTLISLVGDDVGPDGRQVDLETRLMTDGESAWGRLAEMDRIEVYQATGMLISQLDVDADEALIRLRAYAIANGLTASQVAWAILNRTLVLERDDHDGPGGGRS, from the coding sequence ATGACGTCGCTGACCGCCCTCAAGGCGCAGTTGACTGCTGTGGTGACTGGGGTAGCCCAGGGACAGTCCGCGGCAACCGAGCTGTGCCTGGCGTGCGTGGAGTTTCTCGGCGTCGACGGCGCCTCGGTGTCGATGATTCACGAAGGGGCCTCCCGAGGCACCTTCGGGGCCAGCAACGAGATCAGCCGCCGCATCGATGAGTACCAGTTCACCTACGGCGAGGGCCCCTGCCTGGACGCGGTGGCCAAGCAGGAACTTGTGTCGGCACCAGACCTGAGTGCGTCACATGAGCGACGGTGGCCGATCTTCTCCGAGGCGGTTCTCAACGACGGCATCCACGGTGTCTTCGCAGTGCCGATCAAGATCACCTCAGCGTGCGTGGGCGCACTGGACCTGTTCCGCGCCGCACCGGGTCCCCTGGGACCGGAACAGCTGGCCGGAGCGGTCGTGGCAGCCGAGGTGGCGTCGCTGACGCTGATCAGCCTCGTCGGGGATGACGTCGGCCCGGATGGCCGACAGGTCGACCTCGAAACCAGATTGATGACGGACGGCGAGAGCGCTTGGGGGCGGCTGGCCGAGATGGACCGGATCGAGGTCTACCAAGCGACCGGGATGCTCATCTCGCAGCTTGACGTGGACGCCGACGAGGCTCTGATCCGGCTTCGTGCCTACGCCATCGCCAACGGACTGACCGCGAGCCAGGTGGCGTGGGCCATCTTGAACCGCACCCTGGTGCTTGAACGAGATGACCACGACGGACCCGGAGGGGGTCGCTCATGA
- a CDS encoding helix-turn-helix domain-containing protein — protein sequence MQVPAAAQPACAGAPVSSALLDREREVLDLVVLGLANHEMAECLGISQAMIKKHLSRAYRKLGVRTRAHAVVTWGHPRHAAPDPSPGSSLHPALEAQPPRPHRGGVPDDGLTAGADESRPAGWVAPFQTPRPPAPSTRAARQTSPIPPSLTAAALAKAIGQDLEPRTWANPRDAQLTEAPWPVREDPMVLFLVYQAVAAVEAGASLTDSIRRLAVRAWFEGGVEGYDLGQRDARRPRST from the coding sequence GTGCAGGTGCCCGCCGCCGCGCAACCGGCCTGCGCCGGGGCACCTGTCTCGTCTGCCCTGCTGGACCGAGAACGCGAGGTCCTGGACCTGGTGGTGCTCGGACTCGCCAACCACGAGATGGCCGAGTGTCTCGGGATCTCGCAAGCCATGATCAAGAAGCACCTCAGCCGGGCCTACCGCAAGCTCGGCGTGCGCACGCGCGCGCACGCCGTCGTCACGTGGGGCCATCCGCGCCACGCGGCACCCGACCCGTCGCCTGGCTCGTCACTTCACCCCGCGCTCGAGGCACAACCTCCGCGCCCTCACCGCGGCGGCGTCCCGGACGACGGCCTGACGGCGGGCGCAGACGAGTCGAGGCCTGCCGGGTGGGTCGCGCCGTTCCAGACACCGAGGCCGCCGGCTCCCTCGACCCGGGCGGCACGGCAAACATCACCGATCCCGCCGTCGCTCACCGCGGCCGCCCTCGCCAAGGCCATCGGGCAGGACCTCGAACCCCGGACCTGGGCGAACCCCCGCGACGCGCAGCTCACCGAAGCGCCCTGGCCGGTTCGGGAGGATCCGATGGTCCTGTTCCTGGTCTACCAGGCCGTGGCCGCTGTCGAGGCGGGGGCGAGCCTGACCGACTCGATCCGGCGACTCGCCGTGCGTGCATGGTTCGAGGGTGGCGTCGAGGGCTACGACCTGGGGCAGCGCGACGCCCGGCGTCCGAGGTCGACATGA
- a CDS encoding response regulator transcription factor, producing the protein MTPRPVSLLVVSPRAIVSAGVTAMLRDSPGIDVHVGGPGDLRHRPRVALIHLGATGFGALDLEILTPPTTSVIGLTDSQHPMTDVVDGVASYVDLGCATEDLRAAVLAAAELAAAARAPRGQHALISALSPREFEILLAITRGLSNHDIANELYLGVNTVKTYIRSAYRRIGARNRSHAILWCVRNGLLAHAESVVPSLGLAPSHRHLVTPREPGRRSGARPGVPASGCPDVDRQRAGPADELVGRAVLPLLAGRR; encoded by the coding sequence GTGACGCCCCGTCCGGTCTCGCTGCTCGTCGTCAGTCCCCGCGCCATCGTCAGCGCCGGGGTGACGGCCATGCTGCGAGACTCGCCGGGCATCGACGTGCACGTCGGGGGGCCCGGCGATCTGCGACACCGACCACGGGTCGCGCTGATCCACCTCGGTGCCACCGGTTTCGGCGCGCTGGACCTCGAGATCCTGACACCACCGACGACCTCGGTGATCGGCCTCACGGACTCGCAGCACCCGATGACGGACGTCGTGGACGGAGTCGCGAGCTACGTCGACCTCGGCTGCGCCACCGAAGACCTGCGCGCTGCCGTGCTCGCCGCTGCTGAGCTGGCTGCCGCGGCCCGTGCCCCTCGCGGCCAGCACGCGCTGATCTCCGCGTTGTCGCCCCGGGAGTTCGAGATCCTGCTGGCGATCACCCGGGGGCTCAGCAACCACGACATCGCGAACGAGCTCTACCTCGGGGTGAACACGGTCAAGACCTACATCCGATCCGCGTACCGCCGCATCGGCGCCCGCAACCGCAGCCACGCCATCTTGTGGTGCGTACGCAACGGACTCCTCGCTCACGCAGAATCCGTCGTGCCCAGCCTCGGACTCGCGCCGTCGCACCGACACCTCGTCACTCCCCGTGAACCCGGGCGGAGGAGCGGCGCACGACCCGGCGTCCCAGCGAGTGGCTGTCCCGACGTCGATCGGCAACGAGCCGGCCCAGCCGACGAGCTCGTGGGCCGAGCGGTGCTCCCGTTGCTCGCGGGTCGACGGTGA
- the trhA gene encoding PAQR family membrane homeostasis protein TrhA: MFDGVVPPGRDPAVRAPLRAATAGVRLTLKPRFRGWSHAGFSPVVLVAGVVLVCLAPTAPSRWAAAAYSVAGVTMFAVSAIFNVGTWGARGQAILRRMDHGSIYLIIAGTYTPIATLALDGVREQAFLVGAWVAAALGVVFRTLWLNAPRALYTSLYVALGWSIAPFVGDLFATSAAAGALTLLGGVLYTIGGVVYGTRRPDPSPTHFGFHEVFHAFTVGAWICQYIAISILTYQA, from the coding sequence GTGTTCGACGGCGTGGTGCCTCCTGGACGCGACCCGGCGGTACGAGCACCGCTACGAGCAGCAACCGCGGGCGTTCGTCTGACCTTGAAGCCCCGGTTCCGTGGCTGGTCGCACGCCGGATTCAGTCCGGTGGTGCTGGTCGCAGGTGTCGTCCTGGTCTGCCTGGCGCCGACGGCGCCCTCGCGCTGGGCTGCCGCGGCCTACTCCGTCGCCGGGGTGACCATGTTCGCGGTCAGCGCGATCTTCAACGTCGGCACGTGGGGTGCGCGTGGCCAGGCGATCCTGCGCCGGATGGACCACGGCTCCATCTACCTGATCATCGCCGGCACCTACACCCCGATCGCCACCCTGGCCCTCGACGGTGTCAGGGAACAGGCCTTCCTGGTCGGCGCCTGGGTTGCCGCAGCGCTGGGCGTCGTCTTTCGCACGCTCTGGCTCAACGCTCCACGTGCTCTCTACACGAGCCTGTACGTCGCGCTCGGCTGGTCCATCGCACCCTTCGTCGGCGACCTGTTCGCCACCAGCGCCGCCGCGGGGGCGCTCACCCTGCTTGGTGGCGTTCTCTACACCATCGGCGGCGTGGTCTACGGGACTCGACGCCCGGATCCCAGTCCGACGCACTTCGGGTTCCACGAGGTGTTCCACGCCTTCACGGTCGGGGCCTGGATCTGCCAGTACATCGCCATCTCGATTCTCACCTACCAGGCCTGA